From the Acidobacteriota bacterium genome, the window TTGACCTCGACCCCGAACTCATACATCGGGACGTAGCCCGCAACCCGAAACTCGGCATCTAGCAATCCCGCGGGCACGTCACAGGACCACTTATCCTCCTCCACGGGGCAGCGCGCTCGAGAGGTAGGAACCGCACCCGATCGCAGGGGCTCCGGCGAGGAGAAGCGGATTTCGAGACTGCTCGGTAGTTTGCCCTTGCCGTCGAGCAGTTTCAGCGTGCCCGAGAGTCGCCCCGCCGGCCGAGTGAGAAAGTGGAGCTGCGTGTCTCCCGAGGCCTCGAAGGACTGCCTGCGACTTCGAGACAGGCCTCCCATGAGGTTTCCGCCGGAAGCACCAAGGAGGCCAACCCCAAGTCATCGAACGCGACCTCGCGAGTCTCAGGTTCCTCGCCAAGAAGCCGAAGCTGCACCAATCCGAGGGCCTCGGCCTCACCCTCAACACGCTCACCTGACAGAGAGACGTGAACGTCCGAGGCTTCCATGGACGGCACCGCCAGCCCCAGGAGCAGAAACGGGGCAGCCAGGCCGACAGCGAGCGATCTCGTCATCCTGGGCAATACCCGTTGCAGTCTGGCTCCTCCGTCTCTTCGACCTCGACGAGGAGGCAGGCACCGCCGCTGGTTACACAGAGGACGCCATGCATGTCACGAATGTTCTCGCAGTAGATCCCGTCGCCCGTTCCGTAATTCGAAGCGGACTGGCACTTGGTGTCACAGGGGCCGAACCAACCGGAGCAGTTTGAGTTGTCTGGAACGCAGTTGAAACAGCCAACCATCCTGGCTCCATGTGCCGCCCAAACGCCACCGAAACCTAGCAGAACAGTGAGAACCAGAATGGCTCTCCGGCACGAAAATCGGTCCGTTAGTCGAGCGTCGCCCTGGCCCGCGCCACCATACATGTCCCGCTCGTGGCCGGTGAGCCTCATCCGCTCGCTCGACCCGTTGGGCACGGACTCTTCCCCAAACGGGAAGTAGGTATGAAGCCCCGCACTGCGCCCGTCGGCCTTGGTGATGAGCCTCGGGGTGCCGAGATGGTCGAGGTGGAAGAACCTCCATCCCTCGGCCGGCCTCCAGGAAGCCAGCAGCTGACCGTCCCGATGGATGTGGTCTTCCCGGTGGTTCCAGGTGCCGGCGGAGCCTCCGACGGTACCCCATGTGCGCAGCACCTAGCCGCCGAGGTCGCGCAGGGTCCAGGTCTCTTCGATCGGGCTTTCGGCCCAGTGGAGGGTGTTGATGCGCTCGTCGTCGGCGGTGTAGAGGTAGTAGTCCTCGATGGCGCCGTCGCCGCTCTCCTTGGACCTCAGCTTCGACAAGGCGTCCCAGGTGTAGGTGTAGCCGGTGGTGCCGGAGCCGAAGTGGAGCTGATTGCCAGCGGCGTCGCAGCCGGCCCCGGTCCAGCGATTGGCGGCCTCCCTGACCACCGGTCCAATCCTTGACAGCCTTCAGGAACCGCCACCATAAGAGCCCCGCAAGAGCTTTTCCTTCCAATAGTCCTGGAGAAGAGCGAAACTCAAGAGCGGTTCGACTAGTCGTCCCACTGGAAAACGGTCTCAGTTCCCGCCTCGAACGGAAGATCATCATCAGGATGGAGAAGCCAGCAAACTTGGTAGAGGGTTGGCCAATCTCGAAGACGTCTCCAAGTGAAATCGACCCTTTCAACCTGTCGATCGAGTGGACCGGTCCAAAGGCGAAATCCTTCGACATACATCTCTCCAATCACCACCGCATTCTCCTCCAAAAGAGAACCCAGCAGATCGAGAACGGCTCCCCTAATATCTTCCTGAGACTCAGAATACCCCAGCTCTTGACGCACCGATTCGACCAGATCCCAAAAGCCGAATTCGCGTTCCTCGTCGACTTCACTTGTAACTGCCACAAAAATTCGCTTCTTTTGACTCTTTGAGAGTAGCATCGGCTATTGGCGGAGGGGTTGGAGTAGCGATCCAGAGCGATCAACCCAACATAGCTACGCAAAAATAAGCCGATGCAATCACAAAGAGGACAGCCGCGAACATTAGGTGTGGCCTATCACCTCAATATCGGCACGGCACCCATAGAGGACTCATGGCGGAAGACGACCAGCGTCTCCGTCCCGAGAATAGCTAGCCGGCAGTAGGTCACTCTCGGTCTCCATCGGAATGTCGTCACCGGCGGGAAAGAAGCAGCAGACATCATCGATCGATGGCCAATCTTCAAGAAGTCTCCACGCGAACCGAATTCGTTCCACGTGAATATTGAAGTCTCCAGGCCAGACCCGAAAACCACTCTCATAGAGATTTCCGACCTGCATCTTCTTGGATGCCAAGAGCTCTCGTAAAACTCTCAGAGTCGCCTCCTGTATCGATGCTTTCGACTCGCGGCGACCCAGAAGATCCCTAATATCCTCTACCAGAACGTAGAACTGCATCTCTCTGGCCTCTTCCAGAAAAATCATCCACTCGGACTCAAGAACTTCAGACTGCTCTACTGTAAGTCGCACCGTGCTACTCCTAATTTTCCAGGAACTTTATCTTTCTGACTTTCAAGCCTGGAAGGTCCAAGTTGATTGTGGAATGACCTGATGCAGACCTGGACTTAGCTCGATAGCTGACAGTTGCGCCCGGAGCCAGCTTCACCGTAACTCGCCCTGGCCCCCGAGAGACGACAGAGCCACCTCTCGACAGTCGCCCGAACAACTTCTGTGCAGCCTTCTCACCACCCGGCAAAAATCTAATCTTCTTACTGGATCCGGCCACCCCAATGAGCCGCCCTGCCGGCCTTACGATCGCGGTAGCCCTGGAGATCGTTGCCTGCTCCGCCAAAGTAAACCCTGTAACGAGCGCGCCAGCAGCCACCGCCGAGGGAGCCTCCACGGCAGCATCTCTAAAGAGCTGCAGCCTCTCGGACGGTAAGGCGCTGGAGTCGATGCCCTCGGCCTCGAGCTCTGCTGCCATGGAGCCGGGATCCGGTTGATCCGCTTCGTCCTCCGGATTTTCGTCGCCCTCGAGGTACTCGCCAAGGGCTGCCTGAAAGAACAAGGCAATCTCATCGACTGCACGCTGGAAGGCATTTCGCCCCTGCTTCGAAGCCGGCAGCAGGCCATCGGGATCAACCCACTTGAGGGGGTTATTGAGAGCGTAGGTGTAGCGATTCAGGGACTGGGGGTTCTTGAGGCTCCCTCCCACGGGGTCGACACTGAGAAACCTGCCGTTGAGGGGTGAGCAGTACCTGGCGTGCATGTAGTCAAGGTCGTCATCTTGGCCAGGTGTTCCGTGATGATCGCGTTCGTGGCCGGTGAATTTGAGCCTCTCCTCGAGGTGGACGGTGCCGAGCTCTTCTCCGAAGGGAAAGAAGACCGAGAGACGCGGAATCTGTCCATTGGCATTGACCGAGAGCCGTGGCGTTCCGAGGTGGTCGAGAAGCTGGAGGCGGACTCCCTCCTGCGGCCGCCACGAGGCCAGCAGACTGCCTTCACGGTAAATGTAGTCCTCGTGGTGGGTCCAGGCCCCGCTGGAGCCGCCGACGTTGGTCCATGTGCGGAGTACCTGCCCATCGAGGTCGCGCACGGTCCAGGTTTCCTCGATCGGCTGAACGGCATTGCGGAAGGTACAGATGCGCTCGTCATCGGCGGTGTACAGGTAGAGATCGTCCTGAGTGCCGTTGTTGCGGCGAGCGCGCTTCATCTTGGAGAGAGAGTCCCACTCGTAAGCGAAGCCCTGAGTGCCGACACCCCAGTTGAGCTGATTGCCCGCCGCGTCGTAGCCGGCCCCGGTCAAGCGATTGGTGACCTCACTGGCCACCGGGGTCCGAGTCGAGGTCGAGCCGCCCGAGGTGGTGGTGATCGATCCGAGATTGCCGAAACGGTCGTAACCGTAAGTCTGCCGATCGCCTCCCCCGAGCACCCCTTCCACCAAACGACTGACCGAGTCGTAGCGATAGCGCTCGTCACCGAGGGCCTTGACATTGCCGGCACCGTCATACTGATAACTCAGCCCATCGGCGGAAGCTCCAGGTGCGAGCGCAAGCCCGGGATCGGCCAGACCGTTGAAACGTACGCCCACCGACCGCGGTCGCCGCATCCCCCAGGGATCGCGGGCCTGAAAATAGGTGATGCCGCCGCTATGGGCCACTTCCTGAAGCATGCCGTTGTCATGATACGAAACCGTCGCCTGCACGCCCGGGTAGCCGCCGACAGCGGTCAGGCTCCCCTGGACGTAGGTGGAGGTGGCGGCACGCACGGAGTCGGAGCCGGCGCAGGGGAAAAAGGTGCAGCGGGGAAAGGTCACCTGACGCAAGTTGCCGAGATCGTCCCAGGTCCACCCTTGAGTGAAGGACTGCAGCGAAGACAGGGCCGTGCGCCGAGAGCTGACCCGCCCGCCGAGCCCACCATAGGCGTAGGTCTCGGTCACCGAGACGTCGATCTCGGGACCATTCGGGTTCCAGGGAGGCACGAACCAGTTGTGACGGGTGGCCGTCTTGGTCTTGCCCTTCGAACGGTCTAGCGAGTTGGTGCCGATTCCATAGGTGAATGTCTTGAGGAATCGCCGTAGTCCGGCGCTCTCTCGAATCGACAGCAGACGCTCGGCGCGGTCGAAGTCGAACTCGAGATCGAAGGCACCGGCCGCCGCCCCCACCCACTGCCGGTGGGCATGGCCGCGCGCATCGTACTCCCGGTAGAAAAGCGTGCCGTTGCCGGAAAAGCCCAGCTCGGGATGGGTTTCCGAAAGGAGAAATCCTCGACCGTCATACTGAAAGCGGCGCACCTGGTGACCACCGGTGCGGGGCGTCCGCGCTTCGATCAGGCGATCGGCGGCATCGTAGAAGTAGCTCGTCGTGACCTCCGCCCCAGCGTTCCCGGAGGGCTCTTCCACCGCCGTCAAACGCCCATACCGGTCGTAGGTCTCGGTGGTGGTCGAAGGCGTCTCGGCGCCATTCGTCCCGGTGGCTACCTCGACCGTACGGGCCAAGGTTCGGATGCCCTGATAGGTGAACCGAATCGGATTGCCGTCCGGCAAGGTGAGGGTCCGCGGCCTGCCGAAGGGGTCATAGCCGGAGTACACGGTTCGAGGATAGGACGATCCGTGGTCACTGGTTCGGCGGGAGGACTGGGACCGCTTCCAACCGTTCGGGTAGTAGGCCGTCTCGACCTCGCTCCAAACACCATCGGGCAGAAGCTCGCGGTCCTGCCAGACGCGTCCCCAGGGATCGAAAAAGGTATGGCGCTGGGCCAGGGTGGCACCGCTCGTCTGCCCATTGGGCCGATGGATCACCTTCACCTGGCCAGCCCGGCTCGGCAGGGATCGCAGATAGTCGATCTCGATCCAGGCTCCCTGACCCGCCGTCGGCTGAATCGCCGTCAGCCGACCGAGAGCGTCATAGGAGTAGTCGGTTCGGACGCCTGCCGGATCCTTGGAATGCCGCACCAATCCGGTGGAGGCATCGATTCCCTGATCCAGCGTGAAGAAGTGCTCCGCCCCTGTCAGCGCACTGCCATTGCCCTTCCGATACTCGCTGCGTGAGCGCTGCCCGTGTTGATATTGATGCTTGATCCAGTAGACCGCTGCGGCCGGCACGCCGAGGCCACACACCGGATTGAAGACTCCCACCGATTGCAGATCGCCGCCGTAGAAGCGCTCCGCCGTCACCTTGCCGAAACTGTCTTTGTTGCGCACCACCACCACATCGTCAGTG encodes:
- a CDS encoding RHS repeat-associated core domain-containing protein gives rise to the protein MKLRWLVLLAVLWVPLLAFAQQDPIEARGFSAEKVYDYSGIDSVALFNGNLILALPIGSETPVAGGFSYGLTLSYNAKVWDLETRRIGDFELTEVYPNRQSNAGLGWTLSLGGALLSPNYTYAPGPWRFVGADGSESAFYQSLHVGETIGTGFLYSRDNSYLRLSAQGVTRRVEFPDGTIRTFEHEANGRWRLTRMEDRQGNWVKVDLAGSDWELEDRLGREHTVDFERSPMTQQWRVKSVNLQAFGGSRAIYNFHYQETAIERHCEDDQIPYPDGHSDPTGPNAMVDLLTRIDLPDGSSWEMPSYYSSCNQLGTTIASLPGAIRQLRAPTRGLIEWTYQNFTLLSRAPHVPESLADQETLAVETKRVLDSNGQCFDFDLGTQDCTWTYRQSRNQLNGDFGRQITVTSPAGDDTVHHFTEKPMFPNDPTAWEYGLPYRRGRSHGGRFLSQEIWDGRAGSGTLRRSIYVNYGRDKLKPFGNVRYTSDWYDSNRRLERQRTVYEADGNRTTDVASSDFDGLGHYRVVTTGGSSSLGPARTVTSAYNPSRGTYSYDAFSNNPLPGHSYSPWPTTSPWVLGTFTDTSVRQGASEVKAEYCFDAGTGFLRRSRQLAGTTRGTDDVVVVRNKDSFGKVTAERFYGGDLQSVGVFNPVCGLGVPAAAVYWIKHQYQHGQRSRSEYRKGNGSALTGAEHFFTLDQGIDASTGLVRHSKDPAGVRTDYSYDALGRLTAIQPTAGQGAWIEIDYLRSLPSRAGQVKVIHRPNGQTSGATLAQRHTFFDPWGRVWQDRELLPDGVWSEVETAYYPNGWKRSQSSRRTSDHGSSYPRTVYSGYDPFGRPRTLTLPDGNPIRFTYQGIRTLARTVEVATGTNGAETPSTTTETYDRYGRLTAVEEPSGNAGAEVTTSYFYDAADRLIEARTPRTGGHQVRRFQYDGRGFLLSETHPELGFSGNGTLFYREYDARGHAHRQWVGAAAGAFDLEFDFDRAERLLSIRESAGLRRFLKTFTYGIGTNSLDRSKGKTKTATRHNWFVPPWNPNGPEIDVSVTETYAYGGLGGRVSSRRTALSSLQSFTQGWTWDDLGNLRQVTFPRCTFFPCAGSDSVRAATSTYVQGSLTAVGGYPGVQATVSYHDNGMLQEVAHSGGITYFQARDPWGMRRPRSVGVRFNGLADPGLALAPGASADGLSYQYDGAGNVKALGDERYRYDSVSRLVEGVLGGGDRQTYGYDRFGNLGSITTTSGGSTSTRTPVASEVTNRLTGAGYDAAGNQLNWGVGTQGFAYEWDSLSKMKRARRNNGTQDDLYLYTADDERICTFRNAVQPIEETWTVRDLDGQVLRTWTNVGGSSGAWTHHEDYIYREGSLLASWRPQEGVRLQLLDHLGTPRLSVNANGQIPRLSVFFPFGEELGTVHLEERLKFTGHERDHHGTPGQDDDLDYMHARYCSPLNGRFLSVDPVGGSLKNPQSLNRYTYALNNPLKWVDPDGLLPASKQGRNAFQRAVDEIALFFQAALGEYLEGDENPEDEADQPDPGSMAAELEAEGIDSSALPSERLQLFRDAAVEAPSAVAAGALVTGFTLAEQATISRATAIVRPAGRLIGVAGSSKKIRFLPGGEKAAQKLFGRLSRGGSVVSRGPGRVTVKLAPGATVSYRAKSRSASGHSTINLDLPGLKVRKIKFLEN